The Comamonas sp. lk genome contains the following window.
TATCCAGGGCCGCGGCCTTGTTGAACTGCATGCCCTTGATGTGCGAGATAGTGCCCGGGCTGTAGGAGGCATACGAGGTCTGGCCCGGATGGGACTTCACATAGCTGACCAGATCGGTGATGTTTTTGACGGGCAGACGTGGGTCGGCCACCAGCACCAGCGGCACGCTGGCCACCTGCGCTACCGGCACCAGATCCTTGAAGGGGTCGAAGCGGAATTTGTAGCTGTACGGGTTTTCAGCCACCAGAGAGTTGGGCGAGAGCACCAAGGTATGGCCGTCGCGTGGGGCCTGCAGCATGGCTTCCACCGCGATGATGCCGCCGGCACCAAGCTTGTTTTCAATGATGACCGGCTGCTTGAGGTCTTGCCTGAGACTCTCGGCAAGCGTGCGGGCGATCATGTCGGAAGCGCCGCCTGCAGGGGCGGGCACCATGATGCGGATCGGCCGGCTAGGCCATTGGCTTTGCGCTACGGCTTGCGCGCAGGGCAGGGCGGCCAGCAGCGCCGCCAAGCAGGTGCGGCGCGTGAGCGTATGGAAGGATTGAAAGCTCATTTGTCTCCAGGATTGTTGTAGTCATCCTCACGCAGCGGCCGCTTTCGCTGTGCGGCTCGCTGGTGTGCTGCGGCGCTCTGGCTTCAGGCGGCCTTGCGCAAAAAGCCTTGCTGGGCGCCGTTGCGGTTGGGGGCAAAGCCGTTCTTCTCCAGCGTCTCTTCCACGCTGTCGTAGAACACGCCGATCTGGCAGATCTCACGCGCTTGCGCCGGCGTGGCAATGGGGCGGCTGAACTCCTTGGCCATGCGCACCAACTGCTCGATCTGCGCCACCGTGCCCATTTTTTCGGTGCGGGTCTGGTTCCACAGGTTGTCTTCGGTGCCGCAGCGCACATGCAGACCCATGGCAATGCCCATGGCGTTGATGGGCAGCACGTTGAGCACCGAGCTTTCCACGGTCAGCACGGCACCATCGGGCACGGCGCGCACAAAGTGGGCCAGGCTGTAGATGTTGGGGGCGTCCATGCCGCCGCCAATCGCCACCCAGTTCATCACCAGCGGGCCTTTGTAGATGCCGCGGCGCATCAGGCGCTCCACCGACTCGAAGCTGTTGATGTTGTAGCACTGGAAAGCGCTCTGGATGCCGGCCTCGGACAGGCGGCGGATATGCTCCTCGGCCCAGCCGGGTTGGGCGGGCACGGTCATTTCCTTGTAGGCGTTGAACACCACCGGGTCTTCCATGGACGTGCCCTGGATGTCGCGCGCATCGAACTGCTCGAGGATGTTCATCTGCGAGGTGTTGATGGTCACCGTCACCTGGTCGGGCTTGGGGTCCAGCTCGGCCAGCATGTGGCGGGTGTCGTCGGACAGCCACTTGGCAGCAGCACCATCGGTCTCGGGGGCAAAGCTGATGGAGCCGCCGACCTGGATGATCATCTCGGGCACGCGGGCACGCACGCCGGCGATCAGCTCGTTGAACTTGGACAGGCGCTTGCTGCCGCGGCCGTCGAGTTCACGCACATGCAGGTGCAGCACCTGGGCGCCGGCGTTGTAGCAGTCCACGGCTTTCTGGATCTGCTCTTCCATGGTGACGGCGATTTCGCCGGGAAAGTCACCGGGCATCCACGAGGGGGCATAGGGCGCAGCGGTGATGATCAGCGGCTGCTGGTTTTCGGGGAAGAGGTGGCCGTCGAGGAAGTTCATAAATGCCTTTTCAAGCTAAATACCGGGAATCCGGATGTATGAGACGCAGGGTTTACGGCTGCTGTCCTGGCGAAATGTAGGCAGGAGCTGCATTAAATGCTTGCCGTTCTGGGACAGCCATTTATCCTATTGGGACACCAAGGGGAAATCTCTATGACTGTTTTGATGCGCAGTGCGAGCTTGACGCACTACGCCGATCTCGCATCCAGCGTCGGACTGGTACCGCACGAAATGCTGGCGGCCGTGGGCCTGCCAAGGTCTTGCCTGGACAACACCGAGTTGCGCGTTCCCGCAGCGTCCGTCATGCGCGTGATGGAGCTTTCGGGCGAAATGTCGGGCGAAGAGGCGTTCGGCCTGCGCCTGTCTGTGACGCGCCGGTTGTCGTCATTTGGCGTGGTCGGCATGCTGGCCCGTGACGAGCCGACGCTGCGCCAGGCATTGGATACCCTGACCCGTTACCTCTATCTGCACAACGAGAGCCTGAGCACGCAGATTCACGAGTCCGGCGGCGTGACCGTGATCGAACAGCATTTTCTGCCCTCGGTATGTGCCGCACGCCAGTCCATAGAGATGGCCATCGGTGCGCTTTATCACACGCTTTGTCTGGCGCTGGGCAAGGACTGGAGGCCGCGCAGCGTGAGCTTTATGCATCCGCCGCCGGCCAATATGGCCTGGCATCGCAGCATTCTGGGCGGCAACCTGCTTTTCTCTCAGGATTACAACGGCATTGCGCTGTCAACGGCCGATATGGATGCGCCTTTGCACACGGCCGATCCCGTCATGCGCCAGCAAATGCGCCAGCTGGTGCGCCAGGATCTGGAGGACAGCCGCCACTCGCCTAGCTCCGAAGTGGAGCAACTGATGGTGGCCTTGCTGCCCACAGGGCGCTGCAGCGCGGAGCAAGTGGCTCTGCACCTGGGGGTGGACAGGCGCACCGTACATCGCCGGCTGGCGCAACAAGGTCTGAGCTTTACCCAGCTGCTTGATCGCATACGCCATGAGCAGGCGCAGCGGCTGATGGGCTATGGCGACCGCAAGCTCTCCGATATCGCGCCCCTGCTGGGCTTCAGCAGCCTCAGTGCTTTTTCCCGCTGGAGGCGTATTCAGAAAGACAGCGCGCTAGCCAAGTCTGACAGCTGAAAAGAAATTTCAAGTAAAAAGAGCTTTCAGCCCTTGTTGATCATGGGTAGGAAGCTCTTGTTTTCAGAGCGCCGGATGGCGCTTTGATCTGCAGTTATCGCGAAGGGTCAGAACGCGTCCATGGGCAAGGCCATCACGCTGGCAGCGCCGTTCAGCACTGCATCGGCCTGACCGGCCACGCGGCTCAGAATGTGCTCGGCATAGAAGCGGGCGGTTGTCAGTTTCGCCTGCATGAACGCGGTTTCCTGTCCCTTTTGCAACAGCTCCTGGGCTACCAGCACCGAGCGGCCCAGCTGCCAGCCGGCGACCAGGTTGCCGGTCAGCAGCAGATAGGGGACGCTGCCCGCATACACGGCATTGGGGTCGGCCTTGGCCTGAGCGACCACAAAGTCCACCACCTGCACAAAAGCCTGGCGTGCCTGGCCCAGGTTCTTGGCCACGGCCAGTGCCGTGACCGTGCCGCTGGCATTGAGTTCGGCTTCGGTTTTCTCGATCTGGGCGGCAATAGCCTTGGCGCTCTGGCCCCCATCGCGGCCGGTCTTGCGGCCGACCAGGTCGTTGGCCTGAATGGCGGTTGTGCCTTCGTAAATGGTCAGGATCTTGGCGTCGCGGTAGTACTGGGCGGCGCCGGTTTCCTCGATAAAGCCCATGCCGCCATGCACTTGCACGCCCAGGCTGGTGACTTCCAGGCTCATCTCGGTGCTGTAACCCTTGACCAGGGGCACCATGAATTCATAGAAAGCCTGGTTTTGCTGGCGTACCTCGGCGTCAGGGTGGTTGTGGGCCGCGTCATAGGCTGCGGCCGCCACCGTGGCCATGGCACGGCAGCCCTCCACGCTGGCGCGCATGGTCATGAGCATGCGGCGCACATCGGGGTGGTGAATGATGGCGGCGCTGGCCTTCACGGAACCACCGACGGGACGGCTTTGCACCCGCTCCTTGGCGTAGGCCACGGCATGCTGGTAGGCGCGCTCGGCCACGGCAATGCCTTGCACGCCCACGGCGTAGCGGGCGGCGTTCATCATGATGAACATGTATTCGAGGCCGCGGTTTTCCTCACCGACAAGGTAGCCCACGGCGCCGGGTCCGGCGCTGTCTGCAATGCTCGCCGCCGTGCCGTCGCCAAACTGCAGCACGGCCGTGGGCGAGGCCTTGATGCCCATCTTGTGCTCGATGGAGACGCAGTGGACATCGTTGCGCTCGCCCAGAGAGCCATCGGCATTGACCAGGAACTTGGGCACGACGAACAGGCTGATGCCCTTGACGCCTTCGGGGGCCCCTGCGACGCGGGCCAGCACCAGGTGGACGATGTTGTCCGCCATATCGTGCTCGCCATAGGTGATGAAGATCTTGGTGCCGAAGACCTTGTAAGAACCATCAGCCTGGGGTTCGGCCTTGGTGCGCACCAGGGCCAGATCGGAGCCGGCCTGGGGCTCGGTCAGATTCATGGTACCGGTCCATTCGCCGGTGACCAGCTTCTCCAGATATCGGGCCTTGAGCTCGTCGCTGCCGGCCGTCAGCAGGGCTTCAATCGCGCCATCGGTCAGCAGCGGGCACAGGGCAAAGCTCAGATTGGCGCTGTTGAGCATTTCGATGCAGGCCGCACCAATGGTCTTGGGCAGGCCTTGGCCACCAAAGTCCGTGGGGTGCTGCAGACCTTGCCAGCCGCCTTGGGCGTATTGCTTGAAGGCATCGGCAAAGCCGGGCGTGGTGGTGACGACGCCGTCCTTGAAGGAAGAAGGATTCACATCGCCGGCCACATTGAGGGGGGCGATCACGCCCTCGCACAGCTTGGCGCATTCTTCGAGCACGGCCTGGGCGGTTTCCAGACCAGCATCTTCAAAGCCGGGGATCTGGGCGACCTGTTCGAGCTGAGCCAGGTGCTCCATGTCGAACAGCATGTCTTTGATAGGTGCGGCGTATGTCATCGTCTTGGCTTCCTTCTAGTTCCGGGCACAGGTCCAGGCCTGTTGAGTTGACGTTTACGTAAACGGCAGCAATTCTAGAGTGCGCAGCCGCTCAAAGCAGCGCTGTCTTTGTCGCCATGGCGCGCACCAGGTCATGCAAACAGAGGGCGATGGCCGCGCAGGCCTTGCCAGCAGCCACTT
Protein-coding sequences here:
- a CDS encoding tripartite tricarboxylate transporter substrate binding protein encodes the protein MSFQSFHTLTRRTCLAALLAALPCAQAVAQSQWPSRPIRIMVPAPAGGASDMIARTLAESLRQDLKQPVIIENKLGAGGIIAVEAMLQAPRDGHTLVLSPNSLVAENPYSYKFRFDPFKDLVPVAQVASVPLVLVADPRLPVKNITDLVSYVKSHPGQTSYASYSPGTISHIKGMQFNKAAALDMVHVGYKGSPPALTDLMGGQIQFMFDGLGTSLPLVKAGKVRPLAVTSPQRSPFLPDVPTLAESGYPQLSQIMGTSVWSTPDVPADIRERLRQELNKAMASTAVKQQLAALGMDAGNPAQTVAELEQLLKRENERTGVALRAMNYKP
- a CDS encoding 3-keto-5-aminohexanoate cleavage protein, producing MNFLDGHLFPENQQPLIITAAPYAPSWMPGDFPGEIAVTMEEQIQKAVDCYNAGAQVLHLHVRELDGRGSKRLSKFNELIAGVRARVPEMIIQVGGSISFAPETDGAAAKWLSDDTRHMLAELDPKPDQVTVTINTSQMNILEQFDARDIQGTSMEDPVVFNAYKEMTVPAQPGWAEEHIRRLSEAGIQSAFQCYNINSFESVERLMRRGIYKGPLVMNWVAIGGGMDAPNIYSLAHFVRAVPDGAVLTVESSVLNVLPINAMGIAMGLHVRCGTEDNLWNQTRTEKMGTVAQIEQLVRMAKEFSRPIATPAQAREICQIGVFYDSVEETLEKNGFAPNRNGAQQGFLRKAA
- a CDS encoding AraC family transcriptional regulator, which translates into the protein MTVLMRSASLTHYADLASSVGLVPHEMLAAVGLPRSCLDNTELRVPAASVMRVMELSGEMSGEEAFGLRLSVTRRLSSFGVVGMLARDEPTLRQALDTLTRYLYLHNESLSTQIHESGGVTVIEQHFLPSVCAARQSIEMAIGALYHTLCLALGKDWRPRSVSFMHPPPANMAWHRSILGGNLLFSQDYNGIALSTADMDAPLHTADPVMRQQMRQLVRQDLEDSRHSPSSEVEQLMVALLPTGRCSAEQVALHLGVDRRTVHRRLAQQGLSFTQLLDRIRHEQAQRLMGYGDRKLSDIAPLLGFSSLSAFSRWRRIQKDSALAKSDS
- a CDS encoding acyl-CoA dehydrogenase produces the protein MTYAAPIKDMLFDMEHLAQLEQVAQIPGFEDAGLETAQAVLEECAKLCEGVIAPLNVAGDVNPSSFKDGVVTTTPGFADAFKQYAQGGWQGLQHPTDFGGQGLPKTIGAACIEMLNSANLSFALCPLLTDGAIEALLTAGSDELKARYLEKLVTGEWTGTMNLTEPQAGSDLALVRTKAEPQADGSYKVFGTKIFITYGEHDMADNIVHLVLARVAGAPEGVKGISLFVVPKFLVNADGSLGERNDVHCVSIEHKMGIKASPTAVLQFGDGTAASIADSAGPGAVGYLVGEENRGLEYMFIMMNAARYAVGVQGIAVAERAYQHAVAYAKERVQSRPVGGSVKASAAIIHHPDVRRMLMTMRASVEGCRAMATVAAAAYDAAHNHPDAEVRQQNQAFYEFMVPLVKGYSTEMSLEVTSLGVQVHGGMGFIEETGAAQYYRDAKILTIYEGTTAIQANDLVGRKTGRDGGQSAKAIAAQIEKTEAELNASGTVTALAVAKNLGQARQAFVQVVDFVVAQAKADPNAVYAGSVPYLLLTGNLVAGWQLGRSVLVAQELLQKGQETAFMQAKLTTARFYAEHILSRVAGQADAVLNGAASVMALPMDAF